The DNA segment TTACAATTTGCAAGAAGCATATTATATGCATATTACAGTAATCAATTTAAGCATGTTATATGCAGACATTCCTCCAGGTCAACAAACTTGATCATAATTCAGAATAAATATATCCATACATGCAAAAACATATTTAGGTTGGCAGAAATTACGCTATTTAAGGCGTACTGAGCATAAAACAAACATAAGATGGTGATTCTTAAAAGAGGTTAGAAGCAGTGAAATAAATAGTTCATTTAAAAAGGAGTCACTAATTTACCTTTATGAGTGCCATATTTTCTACTTCTTGCCTTTTTGCTAGGATCCTCAATTTCTTCATTCCTTCATAATCTGTTCCATCTTCTTGTTTTACCCACCGGAACTCTTTCTTGATGTCAGGGCGAGGAGGGCGTTCCCGAAACATGTCGGGCTTTGCACATGTAGCTCTTACAGGCCTTGGCATCCCGCCAATTATGAAAGGGAAATCATTCATCAAGTCTAGTGCAGCCTTAGCTTGTATTTCGTCATCCAATTCCACCAATGCAGCAGAAGGAATGTCATACGGGATTGTGTAATTAACAATGAACTCCACATCGACAACATTTGCACATTGGGCAAGGGCTGCTTTAAGTACTGAGCTCGTGACTTGAGGGGAAAGATGATCAATATAGATGGTCCTCTTGACCTTCTTCTCGAAATCAGCATACGCCTTCTTAGCATCTTCATGGGATGTCACCATGggagcaggggcggatccaacttgggacatgggggttcagttgaacccccaaactgttacttgtattaaggttaaggctctgaaattaaaagaagagcctcttccagatctagaagagaagctagggttaacgaacgaacgaacgcaaGCAACATCCAGACAAAAGTAGTCCCGAcgggagagacagagagagagatgaatcagaaagaggcTCACCACGGCTGAGATCGTGGCCGGCGGCTGTGGATCACCAGGGCTTGGCGGCtgaggtggagaggaggaaggacaGCGGAGAAGAGGGGGCAGTGTTTGCGGCGAGGAAGGCCGGGgacgaggaagggagggagagggatcaGTGGCGGGTTGAGGGCAAGGTGGAGAAGGggcggacggcgaggcggcgcagtGAGGAGGTGGGTGGGGAtcgccggtgacgacgacgcaCGCTCCGACGGAGAAGGGTAGTTGGCGATGAGCCGCTACTCCTGCTCCCGGGGCGGCATCAAGTCGGTGGAGACGAAAGCCCGAAGCGGCGACAAGATTGGATTTTGGATGAGCGGTTCCTTTTGGGAAActcttccttcctttttctctctctatcgaGTGGAggagaattttcagaatataCCATCCAATAGTCAGAACATCCAATTCACACTACTTTTAGAAAAGTATAAAAAAGTATACACTACTGAAGCGTGAATTTTCTTCATTCCGTGtcactccatccatccaaagCTGCGCGTCATCAGTTCATCCTCTCGCGCCGTTTGCCCACACACATTAGGCTGCTAGCGAGCTCGTCCCTCCCCCCAACGCCAGCGAGCTCGTCCTCCCCACAccagcgagctcctcctcccccacgcgtctggccgccggcgagctcgtcctTCCCTGTGCCGACAAGCTCATCCTCCCCTCCCCACACCAACTTCCCGCCCTTCTGGTAGTTGCTGTCCACCATGTAGCCCTCCCATGGGTTGGTGCGCCAGGACACGCGCGAGCCTTTCCAGATGACCACCTGAAGCGGCCGGTCCGGGTCGCCGCCGAAGGAGAACTTCCCCGGCGACGGGTCGGTGGCGTCCTTCCATGAGAcaagccgcacgccgccgcgcgtccgGTAGATGACGCCGATCTTCATGCCGGGTAGGAATGTATTGCCGGGGTGCTCGAACGTCTCCCACAAGGCGGTGCCATCCGGCAGCCGGAGCACGAGGTTGCTAGAGTTTGCGAGCACCGCCatagcaccgccgcctcctcccgacGCCGACGAGTTCACGCCGGCGGTGACGTTAGTACTCCAAAGGGCGTGGCCGGTGGTGCCATCGGACAAGACCAGGTTGCCGTCGCTGGCAATGGCGAGCATGGAAGCCGGGGAGGAAGGATGGTCGGCGATGGGCGCCGACTGATCAGCAACCCACACAACGGAGCTGGATGCTCTCTGCCTTCCACCGCTGCCGGAGCTCGACACCCTCTGTCCTCCACCGCTgctcccctctcctccggcCCTCCACCGTGTGCGCCGATGGCAACGACGgacgggcgacggcgtggcTGGTGCGAGCGGTGGCGGACggatgacggcggcgccgggaggatGAAGGACGACGGCACGACCGACGCTAGGGGACGGAGTGGCACGGAACAAAGAAAATTCGCACTCCAGTAATTTATTCTGAAAGTAGTGCGAATTATGTGACAAATCCTGAAAGCAGTGCATATTGGATGgtatattttgaaaattctcTGGGTGGAGCGACATGCAGAGAACTAAAGAAAAGGACAATGTACCATACTGAAATTTACCTAATCAAAACTTCCTTGATCATTTCCTGCTAATGACTGTACCTTCAGTGATCAAGAAAAGATGATTGActggaatagaaaaaagaaatctatacaCATTTTTACGTTACTTGTTAGCTGTCATTATACAGCAGTCAGTTGTATTGTGGAAGCAGCATCTGCATTAGTAGATTTGCAGAACTAAATGGAAGTTACCCTTTAGTTAACCTGCCCCAAGTAACAAcaataaacacacacacacttggTCATATACCTTGTCCAAGATGCGATAATAAGAAACTCTTCATGATTGTTTGAACAGAGTACAAAAGTCAAGAGAACATTGATCCTCTTAATAGCTTCCACTTTCAATCGGCAAACTAAAAAAAGACTTGATTCAATGACGCACTAACAAACTATAGATTTCTTTTCGTTGAACAATAATATTCCCAGTAAAATTTGTTAATAGAAACTTTACCGTTCAAGAAGTGCCCATCTAGATGAGAAACAGTCTAAAGACGAAATATACAGGAATCGTTATAGGCCTGATCTACAAAGAGAGATTTAGGTGCCTGGCTTAACAGTTCCTCAAAATTGAATATGCAAAACTTCAGGACCTCCAACTTATGTTAGAATTTTTTCAGAGTTTATTTAATTCATAAATATCATTTCATGTACAGATCAACAACGCAAATAccctgttaaaaaaaaatctcaatttCAATTATGCTATGTTTTCTTTAATCTGTTTCTTTCCTCTTTGCCAGACAATCTTAATGTGTACACCTTCAATATGCTTTGCAGTCATAAACCTTGAGTTTATTTTTCTCCAACTGGCCATCTGTAAATTGTAACAGTACTCATATTATCAATTACATCACTATATTATAATCACCACAAAACAGAAATTTAgttcttttattatataatCCATGAGCTATAGCATGCTAAGATACACGATTTCAGTGAGGTGcagaaaaattgattaataacCTTTCAACTGCTCTGTTGAGGCAATTGGGAATGGCTTGATCTGCAGCCCAGCGAGTTTATGCAACCATTTTGCAATGTGCGTGGCCTGCCTAAACTCATCCGTCTCATCGATTCTGATGGGGAGGAGTTTTCTGTGTTTTCTCTAATTAACCATAAGCACTTTGTGCCATACAATGCATCCAAAACCTTTTTTGAACCATTAGGAGTAAACTATCTTTTTGCCATCATGTCTCTTACAGTGAGTAATGAAAATTCAATACAGGGAAACAAAATTACCCATTTCACCAAAAATTTTCCTCTTCTCTGAATTTTTGTTCACGCCAACGCTTGAGATGCACCTTAAAATTTCATTTGTGATTAACCAGTCCACCTTACTATTTGAACTCATACCTGACCAATTGGCAAAACACATCCTAGGACCACCTAGCTTATGTGTGCTGAAAATACGTTCAGTCACTTCTCACTGGAATACAACATGTGTCGAATTAAATTGACGATGCTCTTATAGCAAACATGTTCAGGCACTTATCCACCCACACACCAAGATCACGACCAGTTGATGGTGTCTAGTTGTGCTATACGGATCATGCAAGAAAATCATCTCAAATACATCATGCTAACAAGTGATGCTGTATTCATTAGTCACACTTCACTAACAAAAGACATTGATTGTTTGAATTATAACCATTCTTTCtggttttttttagataatgattcTTTCTGGtttaaaacatattttcatTTCAGACATAGGATATAAACCTTGTGTAAATGAATTGTAAATGATGAATCCTTACTGGAAGCCAGCTCTGACTGCTTTAATGTAGATGTACACCTAGCATCTTGGGCAGGAGCAGCCAGAATGATTCCTGAAAACATAAAAATCTGAATTGATCTGCACTTTTCGTTAACTCAGAGTCTGAAGAAGTCATCAACAGTGATAGCAGTGAATGATATAGCTATACAGAACAGAACCTGATAGGATGAGGAAGAACAAAATATTGCAAACTGGAAGGCGGCCAACGTCGGAGGCAGAAGAACTGTCTTATTATTGGAATAAGACGGTGTTTCTTCAGTCTGGTCAGAAGTTCAGAATGTAAACACTGACCACTTTTCCGAAAATTAGTTTGTCCAACCATTTAGTGGCTTAATTGATCCCTTTCATGGAACTGGACAAAAATCTAACCAAGAAAGAAATTATCACTTTAATCCATTTTATAATGAACATCGTGCATGACTCCAAAGGTTCCAGCACCCATTCCATTTCAATTTTAGAGACTATATAACCAAAATACGAGATAGCTTTACGCAATGAAAAGACACAGCAGAATAGGCTACCAGGTTGGGATAGTTGGGGAACTTGGCCATGGCGGTGCTATGCTCTCACTACCGGGGATGATTAGCGAATCGAGCCCATGGAGCTATTCCGGCTTGAGCACCTCCATCCTCTCATCCTGATCCTCCTTAGCGCTGCATCCACAGCCAAATCAAGTCATCAATAAACCTGAACACGCAGCATCAAAGCGAACCATATCGGCCATGTGCTCGTTGTAGGACGATGACGCCAACCACCGCCATTGCTCTCTCActacccctctcctctctcgtgcGAGTAAGTCGCCTCGGGTTGTGCGGCATGGTCGAAAGAGCTGGGCACCCAGGCGCGCGGCAGAGTGGAGGAGCCGAGAAGGCGCCACGTagtggaggcagaggcggagcATGGAGAAGGCGGAGAGGGGGGTGGAGAATGGAGAAGCGCGCGGACGAGAGTGTGTGGAGCGGGAGGGATGGCCGGGGCCGCGGTGCAGATCGGTGAGCGGCCGTCGGAGGCGATATGATGGAAATTACACCAAGTACGACATATGCTGGAGAATGTCGCACAGACCGGAAACATGAAGAGCCTAGCTCAGCATTATGGAGTCAGCCTGGCCGATGAGTTTTGACAATCCAATCCATGAGCTGCTCGCTCACTAATAAGTCCGGTCTAGTGAGCTTATGATTATCGTGAGCACCAAATGGAAAATGATCATGATAATCATATGTACCACTGTAACATTGAAGGTGAAATACAGTTCCATGACCGAAATGAACTATTCTAGTCTAATCATCTCTCGCTAGAGCACGTTCTTTCAACTATTGCCAAGCATGTAAAATCCTACAAATACCATGTTATTGCGTATGCTTGACCAATGAGAAGTAATTTAAATGAGAGGCACCTTAGCACTTCGCAGCTAGACATTATTTCTCCTTATATATTTCTACTATCATATAATGGCATAAACCACTGTTATATGAAGCAGAAAAGACTGACAAATTTGTACGTTCATTCTGTGATGCCAATAACTACACTGTAACAAATTTGGTTCTTACATCATTTGGCTATGTCTAATTGTAGAAGCTATTAACTCAGAAGCTAGATCCTCCATTTTTCTATTCTTCATCGCATTAGCAATCTTAAAAATCATGAAATATGCATATACACCAATTGACATCAACTGGATACTTTTAGAGTCCAGGATTCAGAGTCATGGCAGGATTTACATACATATCTATGCTATAAATGCATCAATATACAAGATGTAAGTAGTCATAGAAATAAGTGATTATCCTGCTAAAAGTATGCGACCATAGAAAATAATGTACAATCAGTATAGTGCTGGCTAGTTCTagctaaataaaaaaatttagagtaATTTTATGGTCCGTaaggaggtaccaaatttataataggaaaagtggtacctcatggtacctaaataccaaattttacactaaatttttggtaccttatGGTACCTACTCAAGAACTAAaaattactaaaaaaattagctatgGATCGAACCTGTCATTTTTCACAGAATCGACCGCCGTAGACGGCAGCTGTACACTGAGCCAACCAAATGAAATCAGATCAGAACCTCTATCACTATTCATATTAGAAATTTTAGTTAGTCTTATTTACGTGAATGATATAGGATCCAAATCGCGGCGGCAATTAAATGTATCGTCACAAAGCATCTCTTTGTCATAGACTGGCCACAGCTGTCAGGGCATAACTTGAATGTATGCATCACAGATCCACAGACAGGAAACAAAATTAACGGAGGAAGCAAATAcaaccgttttttttttttttacaaattggtctttatagaaaacttatttcaaaactaGTTCCTACCAAATACTATATCTAAAAATAGACCGTCGGCTCAGCGCCAAAACGGTTGACGCTGAGGTTGTTACTGTCAGCGCCAACGGGACTGGCGCTAACATCGTGCCAGCGTGGCGGCCGAGCCGCTCCCTTTGTTCATGTGGCAGGGCCTTAGCGCCAAATGCTTTGGCGCTGATCCCTTTACATGCTAATTAGAAACTTGCGCTGCAATCAATTAGCAATGTACTGGTTGTGCAATGGTAAGTCCTTTTGCTGTAGTACCCTAGAACCATTTTGCTGTAGTACCCTAGAACCAGGGTTCGAATCCCCATCAGGTCAGtcatttttgttcctttttttcttcaaatattcaATCTACGTGCGTATTTATAAATGATTAATGATGGTctatgttttt comes from the Oryza glaberrima chromosome 9, OglaRS2, whole genome shotgun sequence genome and includes:
- the LOC127783614 gene encoding uncharacterized protein LOC127783614, yielding MSQVGSAPAPMVTSHEDAKKAYADFEKKVKRTIYIDHLSPQVTSSVLKAALAQCANVVDVEFIVNYTIPYDIPSAALVELDDEIQAKAALDLMNDFPFIIGGMPRPVRATCAKPDMFRERPPRPDIKKEFRWVKQEDGTDYEGMKKLRILAKRQEVENMALIKNQLEEEKELAKQQQELLDGNYKKYDMLENVVQNGNMKSLAQHYGVSLADEF
- the LOC127784628 gene encoding G-type lectin S-receptor-like serine/threonine-protein kinase SD1-13; its protein translation is MLAIASDGNLVLSDGTTGHALWSTNVTAGVNSSASGGGGGAMAVLANSSNLVLRLPDGTALWETFEHPGNTFLPGMKIGVIYRTRGGVRLVSWKDATDPSPGKFSFGGDPDRPLQVVIWKGSRVSWRTNPWEGYMVDSNYQKGGKLVWGGEDELVGTGKDELAGGQTRGGGGARWCGEDELAGVGGRDELASSLMCVGKRRERMN